The following proteins are co-located in the Massilia litorea genome:
- a CDS encoding NADH-quinone oxidoreductase subunit M translates to MMQSTISTFPPYLSLAIWLPVLFGVLVLAVGRDKNPGFARMLSLVGAVVSFLPTIPLITHFDNAAHGMQFYEVTPWIGAFNIFYRLGVDGLSLWFIPLTAFINIIVIVAAWEVIQERVSQYMGSFLLLSGLMIGVFASLDGLLFYFFFEATLIPMFIIIGVFGGPNRVYAAFKFFLYTFFGSLLTLVAIIYLYNVSGTFDIQKWHMQPLGMKEQILIFIAFFMAFAVKVPMWPVHTWLPDAHVEAPTGGSVVLAAIMLKLGAYGFLRFSLPITPDASHYLAPVVIALSLIAVIYIGLVALVQKDMKKLVAYSSIAHMGFVTLGFFIFNEMGVQGGLMQSISHGFVSGAMFLCIGVLYDRMHSREIADYGGVVNTMPKFAAFAVLFSMANAGLPATSGFIGEFMVILASVQFNFWTGLASGTALILGAAYSLWMVKRVVFGPIGNKHVAELVDLNKREFAILAVLAIATLYMGLYPAPIAETLQTSVADLLQHVSVSKLPH, encoded by the coding sequence ATGATGCAGTCCACGATCTCTACATTTCCTCCTTACCTGAGCCTGGCAATCTGGCTCCCGGTCCTGTTCGGCGTGCTCGTGCTCGCCGTGGGGCGCGACAAGAACCCGGGCTTTGCCCGCATGCTGTCGCTGGTCGGCGCGGTCGTCAGCTTCCTGCCGACGATTCCGCTGATCACGCACTTCGACAATGCCGCCCACGGCATGCAGTTCTATGAAGTCACGCCCTGGATCGGCGCCTTCAACATCTTCTACCGTCTCGGTGTCGACGGCCTGTCGCTGTGGTTCATTCCGCTGACGGCCTTCATCAACATCATCGTCATCGTGGCGGCATGGGAAGTGATCCAGGAACGCGTTTCCCAGTACATGGGTTCCTTCCTGCTGCTGTCGGGCCTGATGATCGGCGTGTTCGCTTCGCTCGACGGCCTGCTGTTCTACTTCTTCTTCGAAGCGACCCTGATCCCGATGTTCATCATCATCGGCGTCTTCGGTGGCCCGAACCGCGTGTACGCGGCGTTTAAATTCTTCCTGTACACGTTCTTCGGCTCGCTGCTGACCCTGGTCGCGATCATCTACCTGTACAACGTCTCGGGCACCTTCGACATCCAGAAATGGCACATGCAGCCGCTGGGCATGAAGGAACAGATCCTGATCTTCATCGCCTTCTTCATGGCCTTCGCCGTGAAGGTGCCGATGTGGCCGGTGCACACCTGGCTGCCGGATGCCCACGTGGAAGCGCCGACCGGCGGTTCCGTCGTGCTGGCCGCGATCATGCTGAAGCTGGGTGCCTACGGTTTCCTGCGTTTTTCGCTGCCGATCACCCCGGACGCCTCGCACTACCTGGCGCCGGTCGTCATCGCGCTGTCGCTGATCGCCGTGATCTACATCGGCCTCGTCGCGCTGGTCCAGAAGGACATGAAGAAGCTGGTCGCCTATTCGTCGATCGCCCACATGGGCTTCGTCACCCTCGGCTTCTTCATCTTCAACGAGATGGGCGTGCAGGGCGGCCTGATGCAGTCGATCTCGCACGGCTTCGTGTCGGGCGCGATGTTCCTGTGCATTGGCGTGCTCTACGACCGCATGCACTCGCGTGAAATCGCCGACTACGGCGGGGTCGTCAACACGATGCCGAAGTTCGCCGCCTTTGCCGTGCTGTTCTCGATGGCGAATGCCGGCCTGCCGGCCACCTCGGGCTTCATCGGCGAATTCATGGTCATCCTGGCTTCGGTGCAGTTCAACTTCTGGACCGGCCTGGCATCGGGCACCGCGCTGATCCTGGGCGCCGCCTACTCGCTGTGGATGGTCAAGCGCGTCGTGTTCGGTCCGATCGGCAACAAGCACGTCGCCGAACTGGTCGACCTGAACAAGCGCGAATTCGCGATCCTGGCGGTGCTGGCAATCGCCACGCTGTACATGGGCCTGTATCCGGCGCCGATTGCCGAGACCCTGCAAACTTCGGTGGCCGATCTGCTGCAGCATGTGTCCGTCAGCAAGCTGCCACACTAA
- the ribA gene encoding GTP cyclohydrolase II: MSNTATPAAPLLDYVTSCALPTPWAQFTLHAFVEHSTGKEHLAMALGDIDSGEPVLARVHSECLTGDVLFSQRCDCGAQLEGALKRIAAEGRGVLLYLRQEGRGIGLVNKIRAYRLQEAGADTVEANLQLGFHADARNYELCLPMLEQFGIRQVKLMTNNPRKIDALTRLGIEVTERVPLLVNRNAFNTGYLDTKQAKLGHMMSPQAALVPEDGEL; this comes from the coding sequence ATGTCCAATACCGCCACGCCCGCCGCTCCCCTGCTCGACTATGTCACGTCCTGCGCGCTGCCCACTCCCTGGGCCCAGTTCACGCTGCACGCCTTCGTCGAGCATTCGACGGGCAAGGAACACCTGGCGATGGCGCTGGGCGATATCGACAGCGGCGAGCCGGTGCTGGCGCGCGTCCACTCGGAATGCCTGACCGGCGACGTGCTGTTCTCGCAGCGCTGCGATTGCGGCGCCCAGCTCGAGGGCGCCCTGAAACGCATCGCCGCCGAAGGCCGCGGCGTGCTCCTCTACCTGCGCCAGGAAGGGCGCGGGATTGGCCTGGTGAATAAAATCCGCGCCTACCGCCTGCAGGAAGCCGGCGCCGACACGGTCGAAGCGAACCTGCAGCTCGGTTTCCACGCCGATGCCCGCAACTACGAACTATGCCTGCCGATGCTGGAGCAGTTCGGCATCAGGCAGGTCAAGCTGATGACCAACAACCCGCGCAAGATCGACGCCCTGACGCGCCTGGGCATCGAGGTGACGGAACGGGTACCGCTGCTGGTGAACCGGAATGCCTTCAATACCGGCTACCTCGACACCAAGCAGGCCAAGCTGGGCCACATGATGAGCCCCCAGGCCGCGCTGGTTCCCGAGGATGGCGAACTGTAA
- a CDS encoding NUDIX domain-containing protein, with product MDSHLKEIRLDGEVAYDGKFLKVSRDRIQLPDGSISHREYIRHPGAVVILPLLDDGRVLLERQFRYPNDRVFVEFPAGKIDPGEDHLACAKRELEEETGYTATDWRFVCTIHNAIAYSDEHLELYLARGLTAGEAKLDEGEFLETFTATVPELMEMVKAGQVTDVKTIIGAFWLEKIVDGTWSPA from the coding sequence ATGGATTCGCATCTGAAGGAAATCCGCCTCGACGGCGAAGTTGCCTACGACGGCAAGTTCCTCAAAGTCTCGCGCGACCGCATTCAACTGCCTGACGGCAGCATCTCGCACCGCGAATACATCCGCCATCCAGGCGCGGTCGTGATCCTGCCGCTGCTGGACGACGGCCGCGTGCTGCTCGAACGCCAGTTCCGCTATCCGAACGACCGCGTCTTCGTCGAATTCCCGGCCGGTAAAATCGATCCGGGCGAAGACCATCTCGCCTGCGCCAAGCGCGAACTGGAAGAGGAAACGGGCTATACGGCGACCGACTGGCGCTTCGTCTGCACCATCCACAATGCGATCGCGTATTCGGACGAACACCTGGAACTGTACCTGGCACGCGGCCTCACGGCCGGCGAAGCGAAGCTGGACGAAGGCGAGTTCCTCGAAACCTTCACCGCCACCGTGCCGGAACTGATGGAGATGGTGAAGGCGGGGCAGGTAACCGACGTAAAAACCATCATCGGCGCCTTCTGGCTCGAGAAGATCGTGGACGGGACCTGGTCGCCCGCCTGA
- the nuoN gene encoding NADH-quinone oxidoreductase subunit NuoN: MNNTLLPAIDTNLVPVYAEVFLLIAASAILLIDMYLKGTRRNVTYYLSLLTVAGCAVITGSDFVNGATVYTFNGMYVADPMSDLLKLFTYLAVGITLVYSRQYATDRGMLSGNLGGEFYVLALFSMLGQMIMISGNSMLSIYLGLELMSLSLYALVALRRDHATSTEASMKYFILGSLASGFMLYGISMIYGATGALNLPQIAAAASTGANSTILVFGLVFLVAGMAFKLGAVPFHMWVPDVYQGSPTAVTLLLGGAPKLASFAMVIRILVEGLGSFAYDWQQMLLVLAVLSLAIGNLTAIAQTNIKRMLAYSTIAQMGFVLLGMLAGVVGDDRSNMGAAYSSAMYYSITYVLTTLGSFGLIMMLARSGFEAEQIADFKGLGRRAPWFAVVMTILMFSLAGVPPMMGFMAKWAVLQAIANTGAVWLAVVAVMFSLIGAFYYLRIVKTIWFDEAADTSAIATPFDMRVVLSVNGIAVVLLGLMPGTLLAVCLHAMQLTLKS, translated from the coding sequence ATGAATAACACTTTATTGCCGGCTATCGACACCAACCTGGTGCCGGTCTACGCCGAAGTATTTCTCCTGATCGCGGCTTCCGCGATCCTGCTGATCGACATGTATCTGAAGGGCACGCGCCGCAACGTGACCTATTACCTGTCGCTGCTGACCGTGGCGGGCTGCGCGGTCATCACCGGTTCGGATTTCGTCAACGGCGCCACCGTCTACACCTTCAACGGCATGTACGTGGCCGATCCGATGTCGGACCTGCTGAAGCTGTTCACCTACCTCGCGGTCGGTATCACGCTCGTGTATTCGCGCCAGTACGCCACGGATCGCGGCATGCTCTCGGGTAACCTGGGCGGCGAGTTCTATGTGCTCGCGCTGTTCTCGATGCTGGGCCAGATGATCATGATCTCCGGTAACAGCATGCTGTCGATCTACCTGGGCCTGGAACTGATGTCGCTGTCGCTGTACGCGCTGGTGGCCCTGCGCCGTGACCACGCGACCTCGACCGAAGCGTCGATGAAATACTTCATCCTCGGTTCGCTGGCCTCGGGCTTCATGCTCTACGGTATCTCGATGATCTACGGCGCCACCGGTGCTCTGAACCTGCCGCAAATCGCCGCCGCCGCCTCGACCGGCGCGAACAGCACGATCCTCGTGTTCGGCCTGGTGTTCCTGGTGGCCGGCATGGCCTTCAAGCTGGGCGCGGTGCCCTTCCACATGTGGGTGCCGGACGTCTACCAGGGTTCCCCGACGGCAGTGACCCTGCTGCTGGGCGGTGCGCCGAAGCTCGCTTCGTTCGCCATGGTGATCCGCATCCTGGTCGAAGGCCTGGGCAGTTTCGCCTACGACTGGCAGCAGATGCTGCTGGTGCTGGCCGTGCTGTCGCTGGCCATCGGTAACCTGACCGCAATCGCCCAGACCAACATCAAGCGCATGCTGGCGTACTCGACCATTGCACAGATGGGCTTCGTGCTGCTGGGCATGCTGGCCGGCGTGGTCGGCGACGACCGTTCGAACATGGGCGCCGCCTACAGCTCGGCGATGTACTACTCGATCACCTATGTGCTGACGACCCTGGGCAGTTTCGGCCTGATCATGATGCTGGCGCGTTCGGGCTTCGAAGCCGAGCAGATCGCCGACTTCAAGGGCCTGGGCCGCCGCGCGCCATGGTTCGCGGTCGTCATGACGATCCTGATGTTCTCGCTGGCCGGCGTGCCGCCGATGATGGGCTTCATGGCCAAGTGGGCAGTGCTGCAGGCCATCGCGAATACCGGCGCCGTCTGGCTGGCGGTGGTCGCGGTGATGTTCTCGCTGATCGGCGCGTTCTACTACCTGCGCATCGTCAAGACGATCTGGTTCGACGAAGCCGCCGATACCAGTGCGATCGCCACCCCGTTCGACATGCGTGTCGTGCTGTCGGTGAACGGTATCGCCGTTGTCCTGCTGGGCCTGATGCCGGGTACGCTGCTGGCGGTCTGCCTGCACGCGATGCAGCTGACCCTCAAGTCCTGA
- a CDS encoding MFS transporter — MMNTHTEMSPRAAWLLILAASAILMITMGARLTTGLFLSPLNTATGLGVASISFALAIGQFMWGASQPVFGAIADKYGPARVIVLGALLLAGGLAATPFVSSEWGLLLTMGVLSAAGAGAGSFSILIGATAQRLPPARRPFASGFINAGGSFGQFVFSPLMQFLIAGPGWIIAMFTMAATTLLTIPLAWLMRGRKATQPTVAAAGAAPVVGIGLTQQLREALRDRSYLCLHAGFFTCGFHIAFLVTHLPGEVALCGLPVGVAGTALGLIGLFNIAGSLSAGALSTRYRMKNLLALMYFSRALIIAVYLMAPKTAWTFYILAAALGFTWLATVPPTAGLVGKLFGTRYLATLFGLTLLSHQIGGFFGAWLGGLSFVRFGDYSWMWYADIALALAAALVNLPIREAPVVRAGAPLAKA, encoded by the coding sequence ATGATGAACACCCACACCGAGATGTCGCCACGCGCCGCCTGGCTCCTGATCCTTGCCGCCAGCGCGATCCTCATGATTACGATGGGCGCGCGCCTGACGACCGGCCTGTTCCTGTCGCCGCTGAACACGGCCACCGGCCTGGGCGTGGCCTCGATCAGCTTCGCGCTGGCGATCGGCCAGTTCATGTGGGGTGCCTCGCAGCCGGTCTTCGGCGCCATTGCCGACAAGTACGGCCCGGCGCGCGTGATCGTGCTGGGCGCGCTGCTGCTGGCCGGCGGACTGGCGGCCACGCCCTTCGTCAGTTCCGAATGGGGCCTGCTGCTGACCATGGGCGTGCTCTCGGCCGCGGGCGCCGGGGCGGGCAGCTTCTCGATCCTGATCGGCGCCACCGCCCAGCGCCTGCCGCCCGCGCGCCGGCCCTTTGCATCCGGCTTCATCAATGCCGGCGGCTCCTTCGGCCAGTTCGTGTTCTCGCCGCTGATGCAATTCCTGATCGCCGGACCCGGCTGGATCATCGCCATGTTCACGATGGCGGCCACCACCTTGCTGACCATTCCGCTGGCCTGGCTGATGCGCGGCCGCAAGGCCACGCAGCCGACGGTGGCCGCGGCGGGGGCGGCCCCGGTCGTGGGCATCGGCCTGACCCAGCAGCTGCGCGAAGCGCTGCGCGACCGCAGTTACCTGTGCCTGCACGCCGGTTTCTTCACCTGCGGTTTCCATATCGCTTTCCTCGTGACCCACCTGCCGGGCGAAGTGGCGCTGTGCGGCCTGCCGGTCGGCGTGGCGGGCACGGCGCTGGGGCTGATCGGCCTGTTCAATATCGCCGGCAGCCTGAGTGCCGGCGCGCTGTCGACACGCTATCGCATGAAAAACCTGCTGGCCCTGATGTACTTCAGCCGTGCGCTGATCATCGCGGTCTACCTGATGGCGCCGAAGACCGCCTGGACTTTCTATATCCTCGCGGCCGCGCTCGGCTTTACCTGGCTGGCGACGGTGCCGCCTACCGCCGGCCTGGTCGGCAAACTGTTCGGCACGCGCTACCTGGCGACCCTGTTCGGCCTGACCCTGCTGTCGCACCAGATCGGCGGCTTCTTCGGCGCCTGGCTGGGCGGCCTGTCCTTTGTCCGGTTCGGCGACTACAGCTGGATGTGGTACGCCGACATCGCGCTGGCGCTCGCAGCCGCCCTGGTCAACCTGCCGATCCGCGAAGCGCCGGTGGTGCGCGCCGGCGCGCCGCTGGCGAAGGCCTGA
- a CDS encoding phasin family protein codes for MYPFSQSVTPAVRTHLDAQTAFMNDMSKSLFQSFQQMCNLNIQLVQTMLEETALASQQILTADRQTEVLSAAASRAQPATEKLRAYQQHISRVAADAQVELARVTEQHVQNTTRTARELADEVARNASEETQRGLRQGQDTLQRFVDPFSTGNGHDRAKGNGGAGASMQSSGAGASMQSSGAGASQGGSSQRPDTPAGKGTPGA; via the coding sequence ATGTATCCATTTTCCCAATCGGTAACTCCGGCAGTGCGCACCCACCTGGACGCGCAGACCGCCTTCATGAACGACATGTCGAAATCGCTGTTCCAGTCCTTCCAGCAGATGTGCAACCTGAACATCCAGCTGGTCCAGACGATGCTTGAAGAAACGGCGCTGGCCAGCCAGCAGATCCTGACGGCCGACCGCCAGACCGAAGTACTGAGCGCGGCCGCATCGCGTGCCCAGCCTGCTACCGAAAAGCTGCGCGCCTACCAGCAGCACATCTCGCGCGTGGCGGCCGACGCCCAGGTCGAGCTCGCGCGCGTGACCGAACAGCACGTGCAGAACACGACCCGTACCGCGCGCGAGCTGGCCGACGAGGTGGCACGCAACGCCTCCGAAGAAACCCAGCGCGGCCTGCGCCAGGGCCAGGACACGCTGCAGCGTTTCGTCGATCCTTTCAGCACCGGCAACGGCCATGACCGCGCCAAGGGCAATGGCGGCGCGGGCGCCAGCATGCAAAGCAGCGGCGCCGGCGCCAGCATGCAAAGCAGCGGAGCAGGGGCAAGCCAGGGCGGAAGCAGCCAGCGTCCGGACACCCCGGCCGGGAAGGGCACGCCCGGGGCCTGA
- a CDS encoding DUF2818 family protein, whose translation MDVSFASWIVVAVAFIAANLPFANERVFGFVSLKPAQTGQARTKPFLARLLELLVLYFLVGLVGYLLESRIGNVFAQGWEFYAVTGCLFLVLAFPGFVVRYLRKRR comes from the coding sequence ATGGACGTCTCGTTCGCAAGCTGGATCGTGGTTGCCGTCGCGTTCATCGCGGCCAACCTTCCGTTTGCGAACGAGCGCGTGTTCGGCTTCGTTTCCCTGAAGCCAGCGCAAACCGGTCAAGCGCGCACCAAGCCCTTCCTTGCGCGCCTGCTCGAGCTCCTTGTTCTATACTTCCTCGTCGGCCTCGTCGGCTACCTGCTGGAATCCCGCATCGGCAATGTGTTTGCCCAGGGCTGGGAATTCTATGCGGTTACCGGCTGCCTGTTCCTCGTGCTGGCGTTTCCGGGATTCGTTGTAAGGTACCTGCGTAAGCGCCGCTGA
- a CDS encoding FHA domain-containing protein, with the protein MKGPWFIETLARNGDVLHRHRVEKLPIRIGRGYDNDYILDDPYAAPHHAQVDAGEDGALLLRDLGTRNGVVHAGKRSERLALGGNTVVRLGHTTLRIRAADFPVPAELRDRTMHGWEGALPGMAGTLLIAIVALFTMWLADTQAYRPFRYLLALAYGLGAGLVWSGLWAFGNRLFGRHARLGRHLFIFGCGVAALMLYQLVSSAIGYAYSIELFTRYGSHVAIALVAGMVYFHLATVKPEPRRRHALTCAALALLGSGLVLISNEQRNGRLADELYMSVLLPPGMRATPDSSVDEFMTDVAAMKEKLDRERRDRDGGGEAG; encoded by the coding sequence ATGAAGGGGCCGTGGTTCATCGAAACCCTCGCCCGCAACGGCGACGTGCTGCACCGCCATCGTGTGGAGAAACTGCCGATCCGTATCGGGCGCGGCTACGACAACGATTACATCCTCGACGATCCCTATGCCGCCCCGCATCACGCGCAGGTCGACGCCGGTGAAGACGGCGCCCTGCTGCTGCGCGATCTCGGCACGCGCAACGGCGTGGTCCATGCCGGCAAGCGCAGCGAGCGGCTCGCCCTCGGCGGCAATACGGTCGTACGGCTGGGACACACCACGCTGCGCATCCGCGCCGCCGATTTTCCGGTGCCGGCCGAACTGCGCGACCGCACCATGCACGGCTGGGAAGGCGCGCTGCCCGGCATGGCGGGCACCCTGCTCATCGCCATCGTGGCGCTGTTTACGATGTGGCTGGCCGATACCCAGGCGTATCGCCCGTTCCGCTACCTGCTGGCGCTGGCCTACGGCCTGGGCGCCGGCCTGGTCTGGAGCGGCCTGTGGGCCTTCGGCAACCGCCTGTTCGGACGCCATGCGCGGCTCGGCCGCCACCTGTTCATTTTCGGCTGCGGGGTGGCGGCGCTGATGCTGTACCAGCTGGTCTCGAGCGCCATTGGTTACGCGTATTCGATCGAACTCTTCACCCGCTACGGCTCGCATGTCGCGATCGCGCTGGTGGCGGGCATGGTGTATTTTCACCTGGCGACCGTGAAGCCCGAGCCGCGCCGGCGCCACGCCCTCACCTGCGCGGCACTGGCACTGCTCGGTTCGGGACTGGTCCTGATCAGCAACGAGCAGCGCAATGGCCGCCTGGCCGACGAACTGTACATGTCGGTGCTGCTGCCGCCGGGGATGCGCGCCACGCCCGATTCCAGCGTGGACGAATTCATGACGGACGTGGCGGCGATGAAGGAAAAGCTGGACCGCGAGCGGCGCGACAGGGATGGTGGCGGCGAGGCCGGATGA
- the ispD gene encoding 2-C-methyl-D-erythritol 4-phosphate cytidylyltransferase: MNSQAPRYFALIPAAGVGARMAASGPKQYLKIGGKPMLRHAIDAFLFSELIAHTYVVVSADDPIIDSIVPSHGVTVLRCGGATRMESVRNGLAALAPTLRENDWVLVHDAARPGLDEALIEKLITTTGEHPVGGLLALPVVDTVKRSIGGELGTLSTVAREGLWLAQTPQMFRYKLLREALSAARDPNQITDDASAVEALGLSPKLVEGHPRNMKVTLPSDVRIAEMYLATAQPELL, encoded by the coding sequence ATGAATTCCCAGGCACCACGCTATTTCGCCCTGATCCCCGCCGCCGGCGTCGGGGCGCGCATGGCTGCGAGCGGACCGAAGCAATACCTGAAAATCGGCGGCAAGCCGATGCTGCGCCATGCCATCGATGCTTTCCTGTTCAGCGAACTGATCGCGCACACGTATGTCGTGGTCAGCGCGGACGACCCCATCATCGACAGCATCGTGCCCAGCCACGGCGTGACCGTACTGCGCTGCGGCGGCGCAACGCGCATGGAATCCGTGCGCAACGGCCTCGCGGCCCTGGCGCCGACGCTGCGCGAGAACGACTGGGTGCTGGTGCACGACGCCGCCCGCCCCGGCCTCGACGAAGCGCTGATCGAAAAGCTGATCACGACGACCGGCGAACACCCGGTCGGCGGCCTGCTGGCCCTGCCGGTGGTCGACACCGTCAAGCGCAGCATCGGCGGCGAACTCGGTACCCTCAGTACCGTTGCGCGCGAAGGCCTGTGGCTGGCCCAGACGCCGCAGATGTTTCGCTACAAGCTGCTGCGCGAGGCCCTGTCGGCCGCGCGCGACCCGAACCAGATCACCGACGACGCCTCCGCCGTCGAAGCACTCGGCCTGTCGCCGAAGCTCGTCGAAGGCCACCCGCGCAACATGAAGGTGACGCTGCCTTCGGACGTGCGCATCGCCGAAATGTACCTGGCCACGGCCCAACCCGAATTATTGTAA
- a CDS encoding S1 family peptidase translates to MKLAASLLLTCCLGAALAAPAGERAAARSQSTSPAPATAAPVPPLVVPPATPPGTTPSAPGPGELDTTTPLPPPSSAAQQLYSSAQADLLQIRMLLRNGRTQSTVGSGFMVGTSNLVLTNYHVVSQMALDPEVYAGEFVDTDGKQGPVELLAVDVLHDLAVLRVRRNGSGFFIVPEKPVKLIQGQDLYSLGNPLDLGFAISEGAYNGVVSRSFYDQLIFSGPINSGMSGGPSVTASGTVAGINVSKRRDGEAVSFLVPVKYAQELLRRVASQPAAPKDFNPLIAEQLLAHQRAMVGRLLDTPFSIKSMGPYRVPVRESGQVRCWGRSNFMAEASFSSDTLSCAMESAIYVSDTQQTGQVSMSHHYLRSASLHPLRFAALASSQFGVDRLGRARDVRLTSPRCSERFVHSNTLPLRAVTCVRAYRKFPGLYNFTLLTASTDNPQASLQSRLDVSGVSYDNGMRVARAFLSALGRSGKL, encoded by the coding sequence ATGAAACTTGCCGCCAGTCTCCTGTTGACTTGCTGTCTCGGCGCTGCCCTTGCCGCCCCGGCGGGCGAGCGCGCGGCAGCACGTTCCCAGTCCACCTCGCCAGCGCCGGCAACGGCCGCCCCGGTGCCGCCCCTGGTCGTGCCGCCGGCCACGCCGCCCGGCACCACGCCGAGCGCCCCCGGTCCCGGCGAACTCGATACCACGACGCCCCTGCCGCCGCCTTCCTCGGCGGCGCAGCAACTGTATTCCTCGGCCCAGGCCGACCTGCTGCAGATCCGCATGCTATTGCGCAACGGACGCACCCAGTCCACCGTCGGCTCGGGCTTCATGGTGGGAACGAGCAACCTGGTGCTGACGAATTACCACGTGGTCTCGCAGATGGCGCTCGATCCCGAGGTGTATGCGGGCGAGTTCGTCGACACCGACGGCAAGCAGGGGCCGGTCGAATTGCTGGCGGTGGACGTGCTGCACGATCTCGCCGTGCTGCGCGTGCGCCGCAACGGCAGCGGTTTCTTCATCGTGCCGGAAAAGCCGGTCAAGCTGATCCAGGGGCAGGACCTGTACTCGCTCGGCAATCCGCTCGACCTGGGCTTCGCCATTTCCGAAGGCGCCTACAACGGCGTGGTCAGCCGCAGCTTCTACGACCAGCTGATCTTCAGCGGCCCCATCAATTCGGGCATGAGCGGCGGACCGAGCGTGACGGCGAGCGGTACCGTCGCCGGGATCAATGTCTCGAAACGGCGCGACGGCGAAGCGGTCAGCTTCCTCGTGCCGGTGAAATATGCGCAGGAATTGCTGCGCCGGGTGGCCAGCCAGCCGGCGGCCCCGAAGGACTTCAATCCCCTCATTGCCGAGCAATTGCTGGCGCACCAGCGCGCGATGGTCGGGCGGCTGCTCGACACCCCCTTCTCGATCAAGAGCATGGGTCCCTACCGGGTACCGGTGCGCGAATCCGGCCAGGTACGCTGCTGGGGCCGCTCGAACTTCATGGCCGAGGCCTCCTTCAGCTCGGACACCCTCAGTTGCGCGATGGAGTCGGCCATCTATGTATCGGACACCCAGCAGACCGGCCAGGTGTCGATGAGCCACCACTACCTGCGCTCGGCCAGCCTGCATCCGCTGCGCTTCGCGGCTCTGGCCAGCAGCCAGTTCGGCGTCGACCGCCTGGGACGAGCGCGCGACGTGCGCCTCACCAGCCCGCGCTGCAGCGAACGTTTCGTGCATTCGAACACGCTGCCGCTGCGCGCCGTCACCTGCGTGCGTGCCTACCGCAAATTCCCGGGGCTGTACAACTTCACGCTGCTCACCGCCAGCACCGACAATCCGCAGGCCAGCCTGCAAAGCCGGCTCGACGTGTCGGGCGTGTCGTACGATAACGGCATGCGCGTGGCCCGCGCTTTCCTCAGCGCGCTCGGGCGCAGCGGAAAGTTATGA
- the ispF gene encoding 2-C-methyl-D-erythritol 2,4-cyclodiphosphate synthase, with protein MALASYNPTPPFRIGTGYDCHRLVEGRKLIVGGVTIPHRLGLFGHSDADVLLHAIIDALLGAAALGDIGKHFPDTDPMFAGADSRVLLREAATRVVATGYTIGNVDATIIAQQPKMAPHIPHMVSRIAEDLGVSPQQVNIKAKTNEKLGYLGREEGMAAEAVAMLIRAA; from the coding sequence ATGGCACTCGCATCCTATAACCCGACCCCGCCATTTCGCATCGGCACCGGCTATGACTGCCACCGCCTGGTCGAAGGGCGCAAACTCATCGTCGGCGGCGTGACCATCCCGCATCGCCTGGGCCTGTTCGGCCACTCCGACGCCGACGTGCTGCTGCACGCGATCATCGACGCGCTGCTCGGCGCCGCCGCCCTGGGCGACATCGGCAAGCATTTCCCCGACACCGACCCGATGTTCGCCGGCGCCGACTCGCGCGTGTTGCTGCGCGAAGCGGCAACCCGCGTCGTCGCCACCGGCTACACGATCGGCAATGTCGACGCCACCATCATCGCCCAGCAACCGAAGATGGCGCCGCATATTCCGCACATGGTCTCGCGCATCGCCGAGGACCTGGGCGTGTCGCCGCAACAGGTCAACATCAAGGCCAAGACCAACGAAAAGCTCGGCTACCTGGGCCGGGAAGAGGGCATGGCGGCCGAAGCGGTGGCGATGCTGATCCGGGCAGCGTAA
- a CDS encoding NADPH-dependent FMN reductase, producing the protein MASKKIAIVVGSLRMGSYSGKLAKVMSQLAEGKLDMEVVEIRDLPLYDQDIDTETPPAAYTAFRERIRAADGVLFITPEYNRSIPGALKNAIDVGSRPYGKAAWSGKPCAIVSQSPGALGGFGANHHLRQTLPFLNMPAMPAPEAYLGGIADKFDGEHLKDESLRAFLQTFVDTFAAWVERHAG; encoded by the coding sequence ATGGCATCGAAAAAAATTGCAATCGTGGTGGGCAGCCTGCGCATGGGTTCGTACAGCGGCAAGCTGGCCAAGGTGATGAGCCAGCTGGCGGAGGGCAAGCTCGACATGGAAGTGGTCGAGATCCGCGACCTGCCGCTGTATGACCAGGACATCGACACCGAGACCCCGCCGGCCGCCTACACGGCCTTCCGCGAGCGTATCCGCGCGGCGGACGGCGTCCTCTTCATCACCCCGGAATACAACCGCTCGATCCCGGGCGCGCTGAAGAACGCGATCGATGTCGGCTCGCGCCCCTACGGCAAGGCCGCCTGGAGCGGCAAGCCCTGCGCCATCGTCAGCCAGTCGCCGGGCGCGCTCGGCGGCTTCGGCGCCAACCACCACCTGCGCCAGACGCTGCCTTTCCTGAACATGCCTGCGATGCCGGCGCCGGAAGCCTATCTCGGCGGCATCGCCGACAAATTCGATGGCGAGCACCTGAAGGACGAGTCGCTGCGCGCCTTCCTGCAGACCTTCGTCGATACCTTCGCCGCCTGGGTCGAGCGTCACGCCGGCTGA